The DNA window CATTTGTTAGACTTTACATTAAAAATGATAGTAAGAGTGTTATTATAAAAAAGTGAAATGCGATGAACATttcatttttggttatcaagACACAAATGTTTCAAGTATAATTCTTTGCATTGAAGCAAAAAAAATCTTGCTTTAGTTGGACAAATGGCAACTTCTGGTGACAAAATGGGAACGAACAACAAAACAAGAAGTCGAGTTCCCTGCATccaaatttatatttatatgctaagagtatatatatacacatatatatattttttggtgTAGTTGGTGGGGAATTGGACGGCAATGAATCATCAAGTGTAGTAGCAACTGCTGCTGCTACTCAGCATTGCAAATTTGCAATATACACATTACAAGCCAAGAAGACAGTTGGTCCCCCGATCTTCAATCAATCTCTAGATATATagattcaaaagaaaagaaaaaacatagTCTTGAATAGATGTCAACTCAAGCACTGATCAGCTAGAAAAACAAAGCTTTGAACAAATCCAGTTGGCCTGCACCTACAAATTCGCAAGGCCACGGCAAGTGGCAAGTCAGCCCTACTTTTTTTCACTTCTAGATCACCTCCAAGGTTCAATGGTGCTGAAACAcaacaggaaaaataaatatcttAATATGTGAAAGAAACATCAAGTCCACTCGTGAAGCACAACCTATTATAACTCATAGGCCATACAAGAAACAATTAGTCTGACAAGGCAGTTGCATAATTCAGTTTACATACTTTATTCGACACCCCAATCTTTCATGATACACACTAGGACTGGCAGTTATCATCTTCAAAGTATCATCCCAGCCAAATCCACTtttttcaaagtatcattcGCTTGCTGATATTGTTGTTGATTGATATTTCCATAAAGTATTGTCGGATGACTTATTTATATGCAAATTTTCTTACAACTGAAATTTTCTTGTCCTGTTTTCCATTTTGCCTAGTCAGAAAACTAGGCTTTCTAGCCTGAAGCTCGGATCAAATTAATCTATACTCAACTGAAGCTTGGTTGATTAACAGCTGATACATATATGCAGTGATCTTGTGAACCAACCAAGCAAACTTGAACTGAAGGTTTCTGGCCTGGGAGGCTTTCTAACCAGTGGTCATTCGTTAATGCTATTTCTAGTTCAAATGTCTAACAGGATTGAAttaaaacctaaaatgaaaagaaattcccccttttgccttttcttttctttttttttttaattctgcAAGTAAAGCCAATGGCGACTAGTCGATCAATCAGACATCCAAAGAAGTTAACCTTCTTTGATATCCATTAATTAGAGCCTACAAAGACCAGGTCTTTTTTCTTGCCAATTTTCTTTGAGGCCAAACGTCCAACAGCAAAACAAAGCATTaagatggaaaagaaaaagaaaaatttcccTTTTATAGTTTTATTAGGTCAAGCAACTATTCTGATTCAAAGAATCATAAAACCCCCAAAACTCAGCAGCCAAATTAATTCATTAGCATCAATCAAATCAGATTTAACCCTAATCAGGTAAgaacaaactaaaacaaaagcaacCCACAAAAATTCATTCAAATCCAACTTCAAGAATCTACACCAGTAATTCTAgacaatttttcaaaggaaaagggaaTAAGAGACCACCATACCTCTGGAAATACTTAAGGAGTCTTCACCCTTGTTGGAAATGCTATTGTAGCAACGGGAATGAGATGTTGCTGCCAGAGCCGGAATGAGCCAGAGTTGGAGATGCCGCCGGCGAAGAAGAGTGGGTCTTTCCCTTGGATTTGTTTGCTGATGCCGAAAATCCGATTTGCCGAGATAGTGTCGTCGGAGGAGGTGATCGCCACCGAGGACTGACGCCGGAGGAAGCGGGAATGGGGGTTCTTCGggaatgaaaggaaaaaaaatgagagagagagagagagatgctGGAGTAGTTTACCTGATGTCGAAAATCCTTGCGAGGCTGTGAAGAGAAGGCTGAGGAAAATAACTTCACGATAAGAGATAAGGAAGTTATTTTCCTTCGGTGAGTGTAACTTATTTTCAGTAGGAAAAAATTTTCCCAAAGcaaaaacccaaccaaacaatAGAAAATCAGGATAATGTTTTCCGGAAAACCTTTTACACCCAAACAAACAGACCCCAAGTCTAAACTTGGCTACTTCAGAACCCAACCTATTAGGCTCAATTGGCATGCCTAAAGATACGTTGTATATGGAATTAGTGAAATTTTCCTAATTAATCAGGTGACTCTGGTTGAAAATTTTTACAAGGAATATTTTTAATTCTCCTAGAGTGATTATAGGCCATATTTTCAATTACACTCTCTACAAAAGTGTCTTAAATTACattaacacaaaaaaaaaaagtttaaccTTATCAGAAAAATGAGTACAGTGGAGTCATCCATAACTAAAGGCTTATCCCACCAAAATATAGGATGAACATTTGGCTGATGTTTATTCTCCGATTTCTCAAGAAAAACTAGGAATGCTCATTCCATGATAAGCAAATTTCAGATCGTGGAAAAGaacacaaaataaaacaaaagaaaaggatttAAAAACGTATATGGTGTGCCATTAATATTTCCCTATATTTGACATGGTTTTaaatataatgaagcttttgtgtgcaaatgaatctGCTCTATCTCTTCAAGAATATCTTCATAAATTCTTGGGTCCATTGGGTCCTTGCTTCTACAGTAAGAGATATCAAACTCTACTgaatcttcttccttccccaAGCAAGCACTTGAACGAGTGACATATCTAGCCAGGAAACCAATATAAAGGTCAACACCACATAAGCCATTAGGCTGCAAAGCAACAAGTTTTTTCACATCTTGAATGAAATCCTTAGCATTGGACAAGCTAATGCTGATTGCAGTTGAGAAAAAGTATGGACCGTTAACTCTAGGGTCCCAGGAGCAAGCTGTTAATAATCCAACCCCTTCTCAGAATGCATCTTGGGCATGGCTTTGAAAGTTGACATGgaatttgtaatttttcttttgctaagAAATGAGATAGTGATAGACCTGGAAAGATTTGAAAAACATAACTTCCCTTATATGACTGGAGAAGATGAAGAGCTCTAATGAAAGTTTGACTTCAAGAAGTTGAGCTGTCAAATTGATTTGCACTATTGCAAGAAATGCATTCTTGTAAGAAAACTTCCCTTACATCACAAGAAAACTTCCCTTAAAGATTGATTTGCACTATTGTAAGAAATGCATTCTTTTGTTAAAAAATGAGATAGAAAGACCAATAACAAAAGTGTGATTGCATCCTCAAATCTTGTATAGCTtggaaagaggaaagaaaagcgaaaaaaaaaaagcatggaaagaaaaaattgaataaaacCAAAGAtttgaaatgcaagaaaagaaaagaaaacgaaaaTGTAAGGAGTTGAAGTTCTAATGTTACGGGAGTTAGGAAAGAAATGTGATATGGTGGGCCCTCCACAATTGTTTAGCGTAATTGGATAGAATCTTGTCTTTTTGAAGTGAGAGgcataaaccaaaaaaaaatttaagagtgGTTTGACTTTTTTTGAATTGACTCACATTTTGAGACAACCAAAAAGTGGAAAAATGATGTTAACAATGGGATGGAGAGTACTATTTTGCTGTAAATTCATATAAATTTGGTGTGATAGACTATGAATCGACAAATTAAAATTTACACTTAAATTATATGAATTTATACCAAAAATTGTAAGAATTGCAAGAATTAATTTAATTGGATAGAACTCAACCTCTGATGCCATGATCGAGTATGATAAAGGTAACCTTTAAAACTAGTACTAACAAACAGTTAAAATGAGATATTACCATTACATGGATATATGTTAATACGACCAGATCAATTATGCTTTTATTCTTCTTGTatcttttaaatttcttttctgTTAGGGGGTGGGTAAAGAAAGTGATTTTCTTCAACATGCAAAAACTACAAAACCATTTAGATTTGGAGAAGAACTACCATTGTAAGTCAACCCGTATCAAGCCTTGGTGCGTATGTATCTGCCTAATGGTCTGGTGGTGGTGCATTCCCTATAGGGTATGACCTTTGTATTTATGGATCTCCTTTATTCAGAACCAATCAACTTAAAGCTGATCATAACCAGTGTTGAGGTAGTTTTCGAGGGTATTTATAGACAAACCTATGGCTTTTGAAACCGCTATAACCAGTGAAGATACAGGACTAAGTCCGATAAATGCAAAAACACCATTTGCCGGGGTATTGTAGGGGACTCCATCCAATGGGATAGGCAAGCTTCTTATTCTcattaaaagtaaaaaaaaaaaaaagaataatattTTGTTGAGAAAAAAATTTATAGTTTGTTGGTTGAGAATTCGTTTGTCATTTTCAAGATTGCTCTTGTTAAAGTTTGGCAATAACATTGTGGGCTAGATGTTATTTGTCCAGGTTGCTTTGTTCTGACTGATGCCACCTTTGTGGATCTGCTTTATTTTAATGTATGTTTCCGTTGCTTTGGAATAAATTtgaagtcacccaaaaaaaaaaaaaaaaaaaagttatgagCAAAAATTCTATCTTTTGCTAAGGATGAAGTTGGAATTTAGAGTATAAACTAAGAAATAACAATTGTAGTCAGTGTTGCGAAAAAAATTAGCTTTTGCAAAAGTTTCTTATAAAGTCTTATATTAAAAGATTGAAAATATCTTAAATTTTTCATTCGTGAGCTCTTTATTTATAGAGCATATAAAAAACAAACTAACATAAGTTTTGAAAGCAAATTTCAACAAAAGATGCTTATAATTCAAAACGTTGAACTAGTCAAAAGGCACTAAATATGAAACTACCACTAACAACTAAATTTATTTAACAATCCAACACTCTTTCTTTCTACTTAGACTGCAGGTTTTGAATTGTCTTCTAAAATCTTCAAACCTTGTTTTGGATTCGGCAAGCTGATGATTAGCTTTGCAAGACCTACTTCTTTCGGCTTCTTGGACCAAATTCCAAAATAATTGATGATATTTTTAATGTATTCAAATAACCTCTTTGAAGGTAACACCTTTCtatgatatttgaacttgaataGAAGACTTGtaataaataaaatgattgtTAGAAGACACATTAAAAAACCTTGTAAACTCTGTACATGCAGTTCTACAAACACTTTGTCATAACTATCAAAGCTTGTGCATCCAAAAATAACAACATTATATTCTTGATAAATATCAATAATCAATTTGATACATCCTGACTTATCAATGGTATTTTCCTGAATTTTTTCAGACACTGATAGATCATTTTtttagctctgataccactttaTTGGAATTTGAACTATAAACTTGAAACAACATTTGTAGTTAGCTAGTGTTACAAAAAAATAGTTTCTTATAAAGTCTTATATTGAAGAACTAGAAAATTCTTATATTTTTCATTCATAAACCATCTAATCAAGAAATGAATTAGCATAATTTTTCCTAATAAATCTCAATAAAAGACGCGTATAATTTAAGACATTTAAACTAGACAAAAAATACCGAATGTGAAACTATTCCTAACAGTAGATTTATGCGACAACTAATTCATTTGTTCTAGTACTAAAAATCTGTAGAGAAGTTGCATAATTCCAACAGATGAAGTTCAAAAGTACCACCAATAATTCTAGACATATTTTTAACAAGCATTACATTTAATTGGAGATAAACATGATATACATTTTTAGGATGTCAAGTGAACACAAACCCTCGCATCTTTGTAAACTTTTCCTGGTTGACAAAAGTATCCCTTCTTTGGGGCACAATGGATGTCCTCTGAACATATGCACAATCCTTCTAGTGCACAACCCTCCTTTACTatggtaattccatcttttagTCCGAGAATTTGGTCTGTCCACTCGCTGGAGAACAACGCTAAAGGATCATATAGTTGTTTGACCTTCAAAAACTCCTTAGCATTCTTGTACTTCTTAATCACATTAAGGAAAGCCAAATTCCTATTTTTACCCCAATGTGGCAGTCCTCCATACTTAAACACTGCCATTTGCTCTATCTCTTCAAGTATGTCTTCATATATTCTTGGGGCCATTGGGTCCTTGCTTCTGTAGTAAGTGATATCAATGTCTAAAGAGTCTTCTTCTTTCCCCAAGTAAGCACTTGAAGCAGTAACATATCTGATCAGGATACCATTATAAAGGTCAAGACCACATAAACCATTAGGCTGCAAAGCAACAAGTTGTTTTACATCTCGAATGAAATCCTTAGCTTTGGACAAGCTAATGCTGATCCCACTTGAGAAAAAGAATAGACCGTCAACTCTAGGGTCCCAAGGACAAACTGTTAATAAATTATCTTCTAGGCTATAAAGGCAGGAACCAGCTGACTGCATGCGATTGTTATACCCTACCACAGGGTAGCCCTCAAACAGGATACCTGTGAGAGTTAGGCATTAATGTCCAACCAAGAAAAAGTTCCGAATACATATTACCTTGTAAAACATGGACGCCCAACTGATTTATGCGTACCCTTCTGCTTTATATGTACATTAATATTGTCAATTCAGATCTTTTTCGGCTCAAAGGATAGGAAAATATTCCtaactttttttaatttattgtgaaattttgtgaaattcACGTTCTAATGTTGGAGGGCTTGGCATAAACTCTTACAAATTTAATTAAGTAAAAGATAAGTACAAAGAGAGCAAGATAACCTTACCTCTTACTTAAGTAATGCTTTTGCCAACATATGCAAATTGTTGATAGGTtataattttagattttttttttcttaaccaAGCAACACAGTGGTTCACGTCTTATTAACTCTTCGTTTAAATATAGTTTACAGTTTCAATTTAGACTAATTGcattctcttctctttttttttttaagctatATTCAAGTAGTTTTGCACCTTTTAAATCTTTCATTCTTCAAAAAACATAAATTCCTCCAGTCTTAACGATTATAATTTTAGTACAATAAATGCTTAAGAAATTATTTAAGGTCAGGAAAATTATTCAACACGCAAAGTAAAgttgaaaatagggaaaaaaaagaagtcgAAATGGTCAAGAAGAAATACCATCATTTGTCAATCCAAATGCAGTTGTTTCAAACAAGGACGTGCTTGCTACTGCACTTGCGCATTTCCCTTCTGCGTAACCTGTGAATTCTTGACTATCCTCTatgcaaccaaaaaaaaaaaaaaaaaaaggaagggtTCATTGAAGCCATTAAACTATacttgcatttttatttttatttatttatttatttttgtgtgtGGACAATCTTAGACCAAACCAACCTGTGCCTCTTAAAGTTGCCAGAGCAAGAGAAGCAGCAGGGCGAAGTCCTGTGGAATCAAAAACACCGTTTCCAGGAGTGCTGGAGGGCACTCTATCATCAATTCGATAAACCACCTTATGTTGACTTGGGTACCAATTGAAGTCTGCAAACTCGTGTTGTTTGCCAAATGTAGACACTTGATCTTCCAGCTCTGAGTCACTTTTTTCTTCGTAGGTGATAGACCTCTTGAACAATGGTTGCAGTTGAAGAGTCACCTACCAATCATATTCTTGTTTTAGGCATGTAGTTGCCTAATGAAATTTTGTCGGAAAATACTGACCAGTCATTACGTGATTGTCCCTTCCGACAAAGCTGGCCTACCAAGAGACAAATTATGTGTATATATTTGTCCATATTGACAAATTAAATGTGAATTCATCAAAATGTTACTAATCATTTTTGCTACTTAAAGAATTGGAGCCAAAGCAGTGCTGCGTACATACATGTTCGAGTATCTTAAATATTAACAATATCACCTTGTAGCTCCAAGAACTAATTAGTTTTCGGGCATACATGAACGTAATTTTCTCCTACTTTCGTTAAAAATCTGAGTTCTTGGATATAATTCGGCATGAACTAAAGATTTATGCTGTGATTAAAGCACCAAAGAAAGCTTAAATGTCTGCCAAGTAAAACTCACGTTAAAATCTGAGTTCATAGATATAATCTAGTATATAAGTGAGACGGTTTGATCCAGAAAACATCTCACTTACACTTTCTCTCCTAAACCACTCAACTCATCTCTCTTCCGAGTGTTTGTCTGATAATCTCCAGATTCAGATAATAACATAAGCATGCAGTTCAGGATCCTAGTCCAACATCTGATTGATGTGTGATGGGAGTAAATCTACTCCTATAAATCCAGAGGTAGTCACATCCAgttgggttaattccactttgtccccccaaactttggacgattatccacttaagtccctaaacttcaaaatgggacacttaagtccctaaacttataagtacctcccacttaaggaaaattgttaacaaatcctgaatgccgtgGGTGGtcaaagtgtcccattttataagggtttagggttttaagtgtcccattttataagttctgggacttaagtgggaggtatttataagtttagggacttaagtgtcccattttgaagtttagggacttaagtggataatcgtccaaagtttggggggacaaagtggaattaaccccaTCCAGTTATATTAGTTGATCCGAAACCTTTGTCAGGTCTTAGGTAAAGCAAGGGTTGAGAGCGTAGTTTAATAAAGCCAAACCAGTCCGGCGATTGACTCACTAGACTTGTTGAACCAGCCACTAGGCCCAGCATTTAATCTGATGATTGCCCCATTAGGCTTGATGAATCAGCCACTAGGCCAAACATTTAATCGGATACGGAGGAATTTAATCAAGTTCATCTGACCTGTTGGTTTGATCGAAAGCTTAGCCGAGTTTTGCGTGACCCAGTGAACCGTGTTTTTTGGCTACAATATGTATTTTTAGCAAGGTTTGAATCTCGAACCTCTTCATAAATGTGCAGATATTTCACTGTCAAACTAAAACTTTTACGTGCCCTTTAATTATACATGTTCACTTTCTTATTGTATAATTAATGCTTTCAAGCTTCAAACTAGAAATGTTGTAATAGTGTGATATCAGTCCTATAGAAAAcaactattttattttttagtcagAATCATATTAATAAAAAAACAATGCTATTTCCTTAAAAGCTTGTTGTATTGCTTAAATAAAatacttttaaatttttgacATGATCTATATTTGTAAAATGAAATTGAGTCTTCTATTAATGGTTATGTATACAAATATATCTTTCCaaataattaatatattatttgtaatTATGGTTGAGCAAGAGTTGTTCCTATCCTCCAAGGACATGAAACTGATGAGCTCCTTTTTTCCCCCCCCTTTATTTACCTCTTAATTTAACTCAATGGCTTTCGCAGTTGTGCCGAATCCAGAAAGAAAAGTGGGAAGTTAGGTCAAAGGATAACTAATGATCAAGCCCAAATTGCTCCATCTATATTAAGCTCAATATGCAACCATACATTACCACCATGGATCGAAACAGCTCAATATTGTACCATAAACGGCTCAGTAAAGACatagaattccaaataaaagggaaaggaaaaggCAGCCCATGCATGATACATCTAGGCAAAATTTATCTACCTGTGAAATGACTCCAAGAACTCCAAGTGAGACTCTAGCTGCATTAAGCTCAGCATCGCCAGTTTTGAGCGTATGAACTTTTGCATAACCCTCACCAGCTCCTGAGGGTGTCAGAATCCTAAGCTGAATAACATAGTCATGAACAGCAGGTCCCAAACCCCACAATGTGCTGCCATGTGCACCCGTGCTCAAAAGTCCACCTATTGTCAAACCCCACCAGTATGGAACATAAGGTATGGCTAGTCCAGCCATGGTGCTCTCATCAATCAACTTCCTTAACATCACCCCAGGTTCAACCACTATAGTCATGGCTGATTTGTCGATGTTCACTAGTCGATTGAGGTACTTGGTGCTAATAACGAGCCCATTTTCGCCGTCTGGACAGGTGAGTTTAGGAACACTATGGGATGTTGTGGTTACCActttcatcttcctcttcagcATTGTTGCATTTGCAACTATTGCAATGAGCTCTTCTTCTGATCTCGGGTAGACTGCCTCAGCTGCACGACAAATGCTTCGATCAGGAAATGATCCGTAAGCATTGGAGATTGTGCAATCAGTATTTCCTGATGAACATTTTATATGCTCTTCAGGAGGGCTACATCCCACCAAGGAGATTGTTAAGCAAATCCCAAATGTTAGTGTAATCAACCCTTTTTCAGAATGTATCTTGGGCATGGTTTTGAAAGTTGACATAAagttttgtaatttttcttttgctaaaGATTGAGATAGTGATGGACATGGAAAGATTTGACAAAATAACTTCCCTTGTATGACCAGCTGGAGAAGATGAAAGAGCTGTAATGAAAGTTTGACTTCAAGAAGTTGAGCTGCTAGCTGGACCATTACCGTGTGTACTTTGATATTTAATCAATATTTAGGAAGCATGGAAATTAATACTAAttgttttttagtttttgaaatTTGATGTGAGATCTTTATGGATTCGAATTTGTCTGTAAAACACATGGTGCTTCTATGGTTGAGGCTTCCAATCATGCCATTATTTAGGGTTGTGAGCCAAAGCGTATTTTGAGGGTGATTTCGTCTCCACGACTAGCTTGGAAATCATGCTGAAACATGGCTTGATTTTGCCTGTTAGTTATTGTTCAATTCAAGTTAATTTAGATtttatttaaacaaaaaaaatgctgCCTTATGATGGTGGGTTTGGCAGATTTGTTAGATTTACTTAATTAGAATAAAATTTGGGTTAACATCCCTTCCAAGCATACGGGATTTGCCATTAAAAAACTTAGAATAAAACAGTAAAAGGAGGCAAACAAACTAAAACTCTTCATAAAGAATGAATTACATACGTTGACCAAAGTGTGCCGCATGCATACTATCTAGTCCGGCAAAACCTTGAATTTGAGTTGAGGCAATATTCCGACTTCGAAGTGTCCCCATTTTAACTAAGCAAATGCTGATTCCAATTTggaaatattatatatatacccTTAAATCTAATGTCTCATGCCGTCCATAATCCATCCTTCGGAGAATCAACACAAGGCCCAATTTGATTGGCGGTGATTGCATAGAACAGGTTTTACAAGTCGAGTTCTATCTAGTTCAAAGAGGTTCATGtaattcttaatttttttgatataaATTCATAATAGATTTAGTATAATTGACAACTTTAAATACGAgttgacaaatttaaatttaaatttaaatacaaattttatatcaaaattgtaaaaattatACGAATTAATTTAGCTCGAAGGTACTCAACTTCTCAGACCGTGATCGATCGTAACACATACCCTACCACAGGGTAGCCCTTAAAACTAGTACTAATTGACAGTTAATGAGATATTATCCATTTTATGAATATAGTAATGAGACAAGATCATTCATGCTTTTAATTGTTcgtgtattttttattttctttcttgtcATGAGGTGGGTATTTATAGACAAacctatagcttttgaaaccgcCATAACCAGTGAAGATACAGGGATACTTTTGATAAAAGCAAAAGACCATTTGCCGGGTTATTGTAGGAGAATCTATCAATAGGATAGGCAaccttttttttaacttaatatGGCTagaaatctttcttttattttgatggGTTCGTATGATGAAAATATACATTTGCTAGTAATTTCTTCCTTGGGTAGATAACTTATTTTTTACCAAACATCTCTGACTAATACGGTATTGGTATGATGCTAAGCGTACCATATATTTAGCATGCTCTGGAATCACTTCTCATGTAAAATAGACAGGTAAACATGATTAGACATACCATGATCACATATTATCTTATTTTTACAGAATAGTGATGTGAAAGTTTCCCAGTTTTTTGCAAAAAGTTTCTTAAtctcattatttattttttttttatagaagaAGGATACATTTTGTTGGGCTGGAATTTGTTTGCCATTTTCAAGGTTTTTCTTGTTAAAGTTTACCTATAATATTGCGAGCAAGATATTGTTTTTCTCACCTTTGTGGATTAGCTCTATTTTACTTTATGTTTCTATTACTTTGGAATAAATTTtaacttaccaaaaaaaaaaagaaaaagaattatgAGCAAAATAAAGTTTTTTCTTGTGAGCATCTTTTTCTAAGGTAACAAAGaatactcaaaaaaaaaaaaattccagagcATCTTTTTCTAAGGTAACAAACAATACCAAGGATGAATTCAAAGGGCCCGTCAATAATTCTAGACTTACTTTTAACAAGCATTACATTGAATTGCCTCTAAACATGATATACATTTTTAGGATGACAAACGAGTACAGGCCCTTGCATCTTTGTAAACTTTTCCTGATCGACAAAAATATCCCTTCTCTGGGGCACAATGGATGTCCTCTGAGCATATGCAGAGCCATCAAGTGCACTACCCTCCTTTACTTTTGGAATTCCATTTTTTAGTCCAAGAATTTGGTCTGACTTCTCACTGGAGAACAACTCTAAAGGATCACATATAATTGTTTGACCTTCAAAAACTCCCCAGAATTCTTGTACTTACTCATTACATTTACAAAAGCCAAATTCCTATTTTTACCCCAATGTGGAAGTCCTCCATATTTAAACAATCCCATTTAATTTGCTCTATCTCTTCAAGAATGTCTTGATAAATTCTTGGGGCCATTGGGTCCCTGCTTCTGTTGTAAGTGATATCAATGTGTAAAGAATCTTCTTCTTTCCCCAAGTAAGCACTTGAAGCAGTAATATATCTGATCAGGATACCATTATAAAAATCAACACCACACATGACTTTAGGCTGCAAAGCAACAAGTTTTTTCACATCTTGGATGAAACCCTTAGCTTTGGACAAGCTAATGCTGAATCCAGTTTGGAAATAAAATATGCCCTTAACTCTAGGGTCCCAAGGACAACAAACAGTTAATAATCCATCTTCTGGGCTATCGATGCAGGTACCAGCTGATTGCATCCTATTGTTATACCCTACCACAGGGTAGCCCGCAAACAGGATACCTGTGAGAGCTCAGAGATTAATGTCTAGTCAAGATAAAATTCTGAACATATGTTAGCATGTAGAATATGAGAGCCctgctgctttttttttttgtacattaATATCGTCAATCAGATCGTTTTTAACTCAAAGGATAGGAACAATcctatctcttttttttctttttctcttaatGTGAAATTCACGTTAAGATGGGGAGAAGTTCGGCATAAGCTCTTATCGATTGAAAAAGATAAGTTCAGAAGGAGCAACATAGACTTACCTCTAGATTGAACAATACTTTTGCAAATATATGAAAATGTAGAATGTATACGTCGAAGAAAAATCATCACTTTGTTTCATAACGGACAGAGAACTAAAGTGTGTACAAGGGGACATCTCCCAATCAAATCAGCGAAACACTCAGAACAGCTAAAGAAATGCATAAAAATAAACTGTAAacaaagagggaaaaaaagcTCAAAAGAAAAATAGGTTTTTTCCCTGATCAAATAGGTTTTTTTCCTATCCTTTTTGCTTGAAGCAATCAAATACATTAAGTTGAGCAGTGATTAGATATATCTATTTCTATGCTTCTTCACAAAACAGTCTAAACCCATATATCATACATTATCGAAGCAAGCAATTCGCACTGTATGAGAGGTGATCTCCTGAACTATTGTCAACATCCAGAGATTATAAGGTTTCCTACAATTTCCATGATGATGATCATATGTGACAAAGCATAAGATACTAGGTGGCTTCAAATTATACTAATTGcatcctttttcttaaactatattcaagtaattttgcgcttttaaaattttttattcatataaaaaaaattgccTCCAGTCC is part of the Coffea eugenioides isolate CCC68of chromosome 6, Ceug_1.0, whole genome shotgun sequence genome and encodes:
- the LOC113776414 gene encoding probable L-gulonolactone oxidase 6 produces the protein MLKRKMKVVTTTSHSVPKLTCPDGENGLVISTKYLNRLVNIDKSAMTIVVEPGVMLRKLIDESTMAGLAIPYVPYWWGLTIGGLLSTGAHGSTLWGLGPAVHDYVIQLRILTPSGAGEGYAKVHTLKTGDAELNAARVSLGVLGVISQVTLQLQPLFKRSITYEEKSDSELEDQVSTFGKQHEFADFNWYPSQHKVVYRIDDRVPSSTPGNGVFDSTGLRPAASLALATLRGTEDSQEFTGYAEGKCASAVASTSLFETTAFGLTNDGILFEGYPVVGYNNRMQSAGSCLYSLEDNLLTVCPWDPRVDGLFFFSSGISISLSKAKDFIRDVKQLVALQPNGLCGLDLYNGILIRYVTASSAYLGKEEDSLDIDITYYRSKDPMAPRIYEDILEEIEQMAVFKYGGLPHWGKNRNLAFLNVIKKYKNAKEFLKVKQLYDPLALFSSEWTDQILGLKDGITIVKEGCALEGLCICSEDIHCAPKKGYFCQPGKVYKDARVCVHLTS